A section of the Pseudomonadota bacterium genome encodes:
- a CDS encoding plasmid pRiA4b ORF-3 family protein — protein MDERFYLLKIQLLDIELVIWRRFAVPASITLDRLHDVIQIVMGWTDSHLREFTIGNKRYTEYPESKEDGLVCGRYRLGDLIKQKGRTFRYLYDFGDSWDHELVLEENRYFNPEPRTELACLEGERACPPEDVGGVPGYFEFCNALNDPSHEEHESYMEWSGGDYDSERFDSESINWELIKYLRWSRDRHQNCGGVE, from the coding sequence ATGGACGAACGATTTTATCTGCTGAAAATACAGCTGCTTGATATCGAACTGGTAATCTGGCGTCGTTTTGCAGTGCCCGCCAGTATCACGCTGGACCGGCTGCACGATGTTATCCAGATTGTCATGGGCTGGACCGACAGCCATCTGCGCGAATTTACCATCGGGAATAAACGATACACGGAATACCCTGAATCGAAAGAAGACGGGCTGGTCTGCGGACGATACCGTCTTGGAGATCTGATCAAACAGAAAGGCCGCACCTTCCGTTACCTGTATGATTTCGGGGACAGCTGGGATCATGAACTTGTTCTCGAAGAAAACCGCTATTTCAATCCGGAACCGAGAACGGAATTGGCCTGCCTTGAAGGTGAACGGGCCTGCCCACCTGAAGATGTGGGCGGTGTACCCGGCTACTTTGAATTCTGCAACGCCCTGAATGACCCGAGCCATGAAGAGCACGAAAGTTACATGGAATGGTCCGGTGGCGATTACGACAGTGAGCGGTTTGATTCCGAATCGATCAACTGGGAGTTGATAAAATACCTCCGCTGGTCCCGGGACAGGCATCAAAACTGTGGAGGTGTTGAATGA
- a CDS encoding Fic/DOC family N-terminal domain-containing protein produces MSAFNPKFTITNRMTAAITHIERARGFLEAARLSDDWVRDMGNKVLIKEAHHTTHIEGTRLTLDQAERLWNSEVVPEADPDDTRELLNYRSAFEFVSDCLDSGDPITKRLIREIHRKLVEGVRGVKLIRATIDASKTM; encoded by the coding sequence ATGAGTGCATTTAATCCCAAATTCACCATAACCAACCGGATGACAGCTGCGATCACACATATCGAACGGGCACGGGGTTTTCTGGAAGCGGCACGCTTGTCTGATGACTGGGTGCGGGATATGGGAAATAAAGTCCTTATTAAAGAGGCACACCATACAACCCATATTGAAGGTACCAGATTAACACTGGATCAGGCCGAACGTCTGTGGAACAGTGAAGTAGTCCCTGAAGCCGACCCGGACGACACCCGGGAGCTGCTAAATTACCGCTCCGCCTTTGAATTCGTTTCCGATTGTCTGGACAGCGGCGACCCAATCACCAAAAGGCTGATTCGGGAAATCCACCGCAAACTGGTAGAAGGCGTGCGAGGTGTCAAGCTGATCCGGGCAACTATCGACGCATCCAAAACTATGTAG